The following nucleotide sequence is from Anabaena sphaerica FACHB-251.
TTTTACTACTAAATAACCCAAGGGTGCGATCGCAGCAACTGCCATCCCAATCAGCAACACAATCTTTCTGCCCCGACGGTCTGCTAACATTCCCACTTGGGGGCGAAATACTAGCATTCCAATGGCAAAGCTGCCCATCACAATCCCAATTTGTTGCTTACTTGCCCCAAGAGACTCAATATATAAAGGTAAAGTAGGCAACAACGAAGCTAAACTTGACCAGAATAATAAACCCGCAGCAAATAATATCAGCAGGTTGCGCCGCAGATTAGCGTCAAAAGTATCAAAAGCTTTCACGGCAGATGCAATTTAATGCTAAGTAATTTGTCTTTCTATTGTTACGTTACTTAACATTTTTTGCCACAACTTCCCGCACCCGATATATCGGCCTTCCCTGAGATTCATGATAAGTACGCATCAGCAATTCTGCCAAAAGACCGAAGCAAAACAACTGCACACCTGTTACCAGCAATAAAACCGCCAAAATTAGCAAAGGACGATTACCGATATTGGCCTGAAAAGCCAGTTTAACGAAAGTTAAGTAAATTCCTATTCCTCCCCCAGCAAGCATAGACAACAAGCCCAACAGCCCAAAAACGTGCATAGGACGGGTGAGGAACTTTTTCATAAACAGAATAGTTAACAAATCCATTAACACCCGGAAAGTACGAGAAATTCCATACTTACTTTTGCCAAAGCGTCGCGCATGATGACGCACAGGTAATTCTGTAATTCTCGCCCCTTCGATATAAGCTAAAGCTGGTAAAAAACGGTGTAATTCCCCATAAAGGTTCATATCTGCAACTAATTCTGCACGATAGGCTTTGAGAGAACAACCATAATCATGAATATAAACGCTAGTAGTGCGACGAATTAACCAATTAGCAATTTTTGAAGGAAGCAACCGATTTACCGCCCCATCTTGGCGATTTTGCCGCCAACCACTCACCAAATCATAACCCTCATCCAATTTTGCCAATAACATGGGGATATCAGCGGGGTCATTTTGCAAATCAGCGTCTAAAGTAACAATTGCTTGGCCTGTGGCATAATTAAAACCAGCCGACATAGCCGCAGTTTGTCCGTAGTTACGCCGCAAAATCACTGCTTTTAAATCAGTGCGAATTTGTGCTTGTTCCTTGAGAAATTCCGGTGAACCATCAGTAGAACCATCATCTACACAGATAATTTCATAACTCACCTCACTAGCAACCAGAGTAGAAGAAATCGCCTCCAGTAACAAAGGCAAGCTTTCTACTTCATCTTTAATCGGTACAACTACGGATACATCTGGTAATGAGTGATTGGTAATGGGCGATTGGTGATTGGTAATTGGTAATTGGTAATTGGTCATAGGAATATTAAAACAGTTAGCTGGTTCCCAGTCTCTG
It contains:
- a CDS encoding glycosyltransferase family 2 protein; the protein is MTNYQLPITNHQSPITNHSLPDVSVVVPIKDEVESLPLLLEAISSTLVASEVSYEIICVDDGSTDGSPEFLKEQAQIRTDLKAVILRRNYGQTAAMSAGFNYATGQAIVTLDADLQNDPADIPMLLAKLDEGYDLVSGWRQNRQDGAVNRLLPSKIANWLIRRTTSVYIHDYGCSLKAYRAELVADMNLYGELHRFLPALAYIEGARITELPVRHHARRFGKSKYGISRTFRVLMDLLTILFMKKFLTRPMHVFGLLGLLSMLAGGGIGIYLTFVKLAFQANIGNRPLLILAVLLLVTGVQLFCFGLLAELLMRTYHESQGRPIYRVREVVAKNVK